The following are encoded in a window of Natronoarchaeum philippinense genomic DNA:
- a CDS encoding ATP-dependent DNA helicase, translated as MAETNGYMRFFPYDEPYENQREAMDRIHNALARDQDVLFEGACGTGKTLSALVPALEYAREEDKTVVITTNVHQQMRQFVREARAITRQEPIRAVVFKGKGSMCHIDVDYEECQVLRDNTYELVDAERDEKQLEKRQQELLEASQEGDEQAAEARSAVMDELDAVEEQVEALEDNNTCDYYYKNLTGDTDAFYDWLFEDIRRPEEIYEHAHEQGFCGYELLKDGIEGVDLVVCNYHHLLDPMIREQFFRWLGRDPEDVITVFDEAHNVEGAARDHATRTLTENTLDAAVDELRDSDEPRAERAQNVIGAFRDALVETYDDSFQFGGREQIDENWEDVAIANEEGRDDLTRTFLQAYSGQGIDGDIEAAQKLGRTLDERYEEAYKNGESSTRQECQTLQAAAFLDAWMSEGTELGQYPVVSVRRDAGTGDVYGRAELYNCIPREVTETLFDQVHASVLMSATLRPFDVFSDVLGLSNPVTLAYGLQFPEENRRTYAVGTPPLFASDRSDPEVQQAVADVLRDAVRFTPGNVLAFFPSYSEAERYHSHLQGIDATRYLDEPGQSAEELRETFTEGDDGVLLTSLWGTLAEGVSFDGDDANTVLVVGVPYPHLDDRADAVQDAYDASFGDRAGVSDAGWRYAVEIPTIRKTRQALGRVLRSPEDVGVRALLDARYTEEKERELGKYSVRDAFPPEERDEMLDVDPEKLKFAMLNFYNDHQKYDGEPPRP; from the coding sequence GTGGCCGAAACCAACGGGTACATGCGGTTTTTCCCCTACGACGAGCCCTACGAGAACCAGCGGGAGGCGATGGACCGCATCCACAACGCCCTCGCGCGCGATCAGGACGTGCTGTTCGAGGGGGCCTGCGGGACGGGGAAGACGCTGTCGGCGCTGGTGCCGGCACTGGAGTACGCCCGCGAGGAGGACAAGACGGTCGTCATCACGACCAACGTCCACCAGCAGATGCGCCAGTTCGTCCGGGAGGCGCGTGCGATCACTCGACAGGAGCCGATCCGGGCAGTCGTGTTCAAGGGCAAGGGGTCGATGTGCCACATCGACGTGGACTACGAGGAGTGTCAGGTGCTGCGGGACAACACCTACGAACTGGTCGACGCCGAACGCGACGAAAAGCAGTTAGAAAAGCGTCAGCAGGAACTGCTGGAAGCCAGTCAGGAAGGCGACGAGCAGGCCGCCGAGGCCCGCAGCGCGGTGATGGACGAACTCGACGCCGTCGAGGAGCAGGTCGAAGCCTTGGAGGACAACAACACCTGCGACTACTACTACAAGAATCTCACCGGCGACACCGACGCCTTCTACGACTGGCTGTTCGAGGACATCCGGCGGCCCGAGGAGATCTACGAACACGCCCACGAGCAGGGCTTTTGCGGGTACGAACTGCTCAAAGACGGCATCGAGGGCGTCGATCTGGTCGTCTGTAACTACCACCACCTACTGGATCCGATGATCCGCGAGCAGTTCTTCCGGTGGCTCGGTCGGGATCCCGAGGACGTGATCACCGTCTTCGACGAGGCTCACAACGTTGAGGGTGCTGCCCGCGATCACGCCACCCGTACGCTCACCGAAAACACGCTCGACGCCGCCGTCGACGAGTTGCGTGATTCGGACGAGCCTCGCGCAGAGCGCGCACAGAACGTGATCGGGGCGTTCCGGGACGCGCTGGTCGAGACCTACGACGATTCCTTCCAGTTCGGCGGGCGCGAGCAGATCGACGAAAACTGGGAGGACGTTGCGATCGCCAACGAAGAGGGTCGGGACGACCTCACCAGAACGTTCCTGCAGGCCTACTCCGGGCAGGGGATCGACGGCGACATCGAGGCCGCCCAGAAGCTCGGCCGAACGCTCGACGAGCGCTACGAGGAGGCCTACAAGAACGGCGAGTCGAGCACCCGACAGGAGTGCCAGACGCTACAGGCCGCCGCGTTTCTGGACGCGTGGATGTCCGAGGGGACCGAGCTCGGACAGTACCCCGTCGTCTCGGTGCGCCGGGACGCCGGAACGGGCGACGTGTACGGCCGCGCCGAACTGTACAACTGCATCCCCCGCGAGGTGACCGAGACGCTGTTCGACCAGGTCCACGCCAGCGTGCTGATGAGCGCGACGCTGCGCCCGTTCGACGTGTTTTCCGACGTGCTCGGCCTCTCGAATCCGGTGACACTGGCCTACGGCCTGCAGTTCCCCGAGGAAAATCGGCGGACCTACGCCGTCGGGACGCCGCCGCTGTTCGCCAGCGATCGGAGCGATCCCGAGGTCCAGCAGGCCGTCGCGGACGTGCTCCGTGACGCCGTGCGCTTCACGCCGGGCAACGTGCTCGCCTTCTTCCCGAGTTACAGCGAAGCCGAGCGGTACCACAGTCACCTGCAGGGAATCGACGCGACGCGCTATCTCGACGAACCGGGCCAAAGCGCCGAGGAGCTACGCGAGACGTTCACCGAGGGCGACGACGGCGTCCTGCTGACCTCGCTGTGGGGCACGCTCGCTGAGGGCGTGAGCTTCGACGGCGACGACGCGAACACGGTCCTCGTGGTCGGTGTCCCCTACCCCCATCTCGACGACCGGGCCGACGCCGTGCAGGACGCCTACGACGCCTCCTTCGGGGACCGAGCGGGCGTCTCGGACGCCGGGTGGCGCTACGCCGTCGAGATTCCGACGATCCGCAAGACGCGACAGGCGCTCGGGCGGGTGCTGCGTTCGCCGGAAGATGTCGGCGTCCGCGCGCTGCTGGACGCTCGGTATACCGAGGAGAAAGAACGCGAACTCGGGAAATACAGCGTCCGCGACGCGTTCCCGCCCGAGGAGCGCGACGAAATGCTCGATGTCGATCCCGAGAAACTCAAGTTTGCGATGCTGAACTTCTACAACGACCACCAAAAGTACGACGGCGAGCCGCCGCGGCCGTAG
- a CDS encoding HPP family protein codes for MRNRLLNRFRGGVRWLRRRLGRAIRGGRLRLEETTTLVHVSILLFVPVVVGLLTYLSTQLDYLSFFLFPPLAAGTYALFANPEHEAASPVRFVAGLTAGAVCAWIAVGVAVVVIYPDQPAAAIEVDAPGAAFAVFLTGVVTWALDIEEAAAFSTALLGLLVDPVRQASFVASVFVSSTLVATVFAVWRQRFYKQRARYLYASTTGADNVLVPIRGDPVEATTMIAGRIAAAHDAGKVVLLDVVEEDSVATAERALLGNGADTETAVDADADAGGGGAAPALEATVADLEQLADRVETVLDVPCEVIVAPSGGSPATTVRRVADEANCDLIAAPYETEDGEVTPYVERLLAARMDVLVHRSCDGRTDWRRITVPVRRAGDTAHAMIDFACRLAGDIGRVSVAHCIDAEAQRRTADEMLANLAETPDCDIETRVPKASIERFLRQVAPATDLVVVGASRDRSTASRLVSPPTFERIDDLDTDLAIVAHR; via the coding sequence ATGCGTAACAGGCTGCTGAACCGCTTTCGCGGGGGCGTCCGGTGGCTTCGCCGACGCCTCGGCCGAGCGATCCGCGGAGGACGCCTCCGTCTCGAGGAGACCACCACTCTCGTACACGTCTCCATCCTGCTGTTTGTCCCGGTTGTCGTCGGGCTGCTCACCTACCTCTCGACGCAACTGGACTACCTTTCTTTCTTCCTGTTCCCGCCGCTGGCCGCCGGTACGTACGCGCTGTTTGCGAATCCCGAGCACGAAGCCGCCTCGCCGGTCCGGTTCGTCGCGGGGCTGACCGCGGGCGCCGTTTGCGCGTGGATCGCGGTCGGGGTGGCCGTCGTCGTCATCTACCCGGACCAGCCGGCCGCAGCGATCGAAGTCGACGCCCCGGGCGCCGCCTTCGCGGTCTTTCTCACGGGCGTCGTCACGTGGGCGCTGGACATAGAGGAGGCCGCCGCGTTCTCGACGGCGCTGCTCGGCCTGCTGGTCGACCCCGTCAGACAGGCCTCCTTTGTCGCAAGCGTCTTCGTGAGCTCGACCCTCGTCGCCACCGTCTTCGCCGTCTGGCGCCAGCGGTTCTACAAACAGCGCGCCCGCTACCTCTATGCTTCCACCACGGGCGCCGACAACGTGCTCGTCCCGATCCGCGGCGATCCCGTCGAGGCGACGACCATGATCGCGGGGCGGATCGCCGCCGCCCACGACGCCGGGAAGGTCGTCCTGCTGGACGTGGTCGAGGAGGACTCGGTTGCGACTGCAGAGCGGGCACTGCTCGGGAACGGCGCCGACACCGAGACGGCCGTCGACGCCGACGCTGACGCGGGCGGAGGCGGGGCGGCGCCGGCGCTCGAAGCGACGGTCGCAGACTTAGAGCAGTTAGCCGACCGGGTCGAGACCGTCCTCGACGTTCCCTGCGAGGTGATCGTCGCCCCGAGCGGCGGGTCGCCGGCGACGACGGTACGGCGGGTCGCCGACGAGGCCAACTGCGATCTGATCGCCGCGCCCTACGAGACCGAGGACGGCGAGGTGACGCCGTACGTCGAGCGCTTGCTGGCGGCGCGGATGGACGTTCTCGTCCACCGGTCCTGCGACGGGCGAACGGACTGGCGGCGGATCACGGTCCCCGTCAGGCGTGCCGGTGACACCGCACATGCCATGATCGACTTCGCCTGCCGACTTGCCGGAGACATCGGCCGCGTGAGCGTCGCCCACTGCATCGACGCCGAGGCCCAGCGGCGCACGGCCGACGAGATGCTGGCGAACCTCGCCGAAACGCCGGACTGCGACATCGAGACGCGCGTTCCGAAGGCGTCGATCGAGCGCTTCCTCCGCCAAGTCGCGCCGGCGACTGATCTCGTCGTCGTCGGTGCGAGCCGCGATCGCAGTACCGCCTCCCGGTTGGTGTCGCCGCCGACGTTCGAGCGCATCGACGATCTCGATACCGATCTCGCAATCGTGGCCCACCGGTGA